In one Magallana gigas chromosome 7, xbMagGiga1.1, whole genome shotgun sequence genomic region, the following are encoded:
- the LOC105347358 gene encoding activating transcription factor 7-interacting protein 1, which produces MSSSATSESCETPGLNASAINGQYLMEKNQMNGQNNLAIGHSDQKAIKEAPPPRKEDYSSDMGIFNSKNGPTFDGTPINLLDERSFVMNDKMKNSLRDFMNKMSENTPTLGNLLAKTKYTGLNSKDTRSVINMNATPSPTTSTTTTTPTVSGGAKAASIGNLFDKMQEMQNSTTSDEKTTEKNNKGNAAASVESVTNKNCNEVIELDDSIEDKEIEKNNCDLSVQSNDLKDKCNQKKSEDELLEISSDSDNEVKQKLQKEERKENDMKSEEEDKLLASDEDDTRQSGVSTASHHSQETIAKCEDSQESMNKCEDSQESIGKFEDSGESISKFEDSPESTSKFEDSRESTSKCEDSRESTSKCEDSQDSADCEKGSDSNNGKDNESASEKMEVDEEEEESDSESVKNEDSDSKSSEDSKKSDSGDKKVEKGINEKKRPANFEDALAFGPKRTRLDMVIGKLGSQIGIAPESLKDEEMSDTDTATESTPTPTEDTEDEDEENSLQRKKKKPPVRLSEKALDKMVKTKVLNHLKTQKDGIVAELQQKVEELQASNDGWKQRVKELEKQILEVTVLQQKHEKRKAKTAALRQITTKNVGVQVDSQRAAAAIGQLQQQQVQQTTPVKSPTPRPASRTPTTTTVQTPPTTKQGPVLNITKSTSASPQLVPPRSTLNPVPNIPILKTQTTAQSQTGYVSQTAPVVALATSPANTADNSKGPFPSNQTVKSILDNSRGQIAQPTGNSRVRPVRAMTPATQINTILSPPTIPNQMTSFIVVPTPAPIPNTKQNVSVVTTPVVNQPIQQAQQSQQVQTKSVKVIDLTMEEEANRNLANRGVALSMSQNQVLVPTGQGLPQGLILGNPATSILRNGQQPAYQIVFSSTSQPVRLTYAAPIPNTSMRPAVAGTTVVASTSQTIAAMPQLRPGQAVGSPANPRQPLPVTSAQQRPPPPLQYGAQGANRVANTSLTTVAPPPLAPQHPAPLPSITSAVAPGQKPLPPKPSLKISRVSQGIVLSWNMTLNETPHADIASYQLFAYQEGTSTPSTTLWKKVGDVKALPLPMACTLTQFQEGNKYHFAVRPVDVLGRNGHFSEPSSIHLLPNKKD; this is translated from the exons atgagcagCTCGGCTACTTCTGAAAGTTGTGAGACACCAGGTTTAAATGCTAGCGCTATAAATGGACAGTATTTGATGGAGAAAAACCAAATGAATGGCCAGAATAATTTGGCTATTGGTCACAGTGACCAAAAAGCGATTAAGGAGGCTCCCCCTCCAAGAAAGGAAGACTACTCTAGTGACATGGGCATTTTTAACAGCAAAAATGGGCCAACGTTTGATGGCACACCTATAAATCTACTGGATGAGAGATCCTTTGTAATGAATGATAAGATGAAAAACTCACTCAGGGATTTTATGAACAAAATGTCTGAAAATACTCCAACCCTTGGAAATCTCTTAGCCAAAACAAAATACACTGGGTTAAATTCCAAGGACACCAGAAGTGTGATTAATATGAATGCGACCCCGTCCCCCACCAcctccaccaccaccaccacccccacTGTGTCAGGTGGAGCCAAGGCGGCATCCATAGGAAACTTGTTTGACAAAATGCAAGAAATGCAAAACTCTACAACTTCTGATGAGAAAACCacagagaaaaataataaag GCAATGCAGCAGCAAGTGTAGAATCAGTGACCAATAAAAACTGTAATGAAGTGATTGAGCTTGATGACAGTATAGAagacaaagaaatagaaaaaaacaactGTGATTTATCTGTGCAATCAAATGATCTCAAAGACAAATGTAACCAGAAGAAATCTGAAGATGAACTCCTAGAAATAAGTTCTGATTCAGATAATGAAGTCAAGCAAAAACTTCAGAAAGAGGAGAGGAAGGAAAATGACATGAAATCAGAGGAGGAGGACAAGTTGTTGGCATCAGATGAGGATGATACTCGACAATCAGGGGTATCTACAGCCAGTCACCACTCTCAGGAAACCATCGCTAAATGTGAGGATTCTCAGGAATCAATGAATAAATGTGAGGACTCGCAAGAATCTATTGGTAAATTTGAGGACTCTGGAGAATCCATCAGTAAATTTGAGGACTCTCCAGAATCCACCAGTAAATTTGAGGACTCACGAGAATCCACCAGTAAATGTGAGGATTCACGGGAATCCACTAGTAAATGTGAGGATTCGCAGGATTCTGCAGACTGTGAAAAAGGGTCTGACAGTAACAATGGAAAAGACAATGAAAGTGCATCAGAAAAAATGGAAGTTGATGAAGAGGAAGAAGAAAGTGATAGTGAAAGTGTTAAAAATGAGGATTCAGATAGCAAATCATCTGAAGACAGCAAGAAATCAGACTCTGGGGACAAAAAGGTAGAAAAGGgtataaatgaaaagaaaagacCAGCAAACTTTGAAGATGCACTTGCCTTCGGACCAAAGCGTACCCGATTGGACATGGTAATAGGAAAGCTAGGATCCCAAATTGGAATTGCTCCTGAGAGTTTGAAAGACGAGGAAATGTCTGACACCGATACAGCAACTGAATCCACACCAACACCTACTGAGGACACTGAGGATGAAGATGAGGAAAACAGTTTACAacgaaagaaaaagaaacctccAGTTAGGCTGTCCGAAAAG GCATTAGATAAGATGGTAAAAACCAAAGTCCTCAACCATCTGAAGACTCAGAAAGATGGCATCGTAGCAGAACTTCAGCAGAAAGTGGAGGAGCTGCAAGCGTCCAATGACGGCTGGAAGCAGAGGGTGAAGGAGCTAGAGAAACAGATCCTAGAGGTCACAGTCCTACAGCAGAAGCACGAGAAACGCAAAGCCAAAACCGCGGCTCTAAGG CAAATCACCACAAAGAATGTTGGGGTACAAGTGGATTCTCAAAGG GCAGCTGCAGCCATAGGTCAGTTACAGCAGCAGCAGGTACAGCAGACTACACCAGTGAAGTCTCCCACCCCCAGGCCAGCCAGCAGaacccccaccaccaccactgTCCAGACCCCACCCACCACTAAACAGGGCCCAGTTCTCAACATCACTAAGAGCACCTCAGCCTCCCCTCAGCTGGTGCCACCAAGGTCCACCCTCAACCCAGTCCCAAACATTCCAATTCTTAAAACTCAGACCACTGCACAATCTCAG ACAGGGTACGTCAGTCAAACAGCCCCTGTTGTTGCTTTGGCAACGTCCCCAGCAAATACTGCAGACAACAGCAAGGGACCATTTCCATCCAACCAGACTGTCAAAAGTATTTTGGATAACAGTCGCGGTCAGATTGCACAGCCTACAGGCAATTCTCGCGTCAGACCAGTGCGAGCAATGACCCCAGCAACACAGATCAATACCATTTTATCGCCTCCCACAATTCCCAATCAGATGACGTCATTTATAGTGGTACCTACCCCAGCTCCAATACCCAACACCAAACAAAATGTTTCAGTTGTCACAACACCAGTGGTGAACCAACCCATTCAACAAGCTCAACAATCACAGCAGGTGCAAACAAAGTCAGTCAAAGTCATTGATCTTACTATGGAAGAGGAGGCTAACAGAAACCTGGCTAACAGGGGAGTGGCTTTATCCATGTCTCAGAACCAAGTGCTTGTTCCAACAGGACAAGGACTGCCTCAGGGTCTCATCCTTGGAAATCCAGCAACATCGATTCTAAGGAACGGTCAGCAACCCGCTTACCAGATAGTTTTTAGCTCCACCAGTCAACCGGTGCGTCTAACGTACGCAGCCCCCATTCCCAACACCAGTATGAGACCTGCAGTGGCTGGGACCACTGTTGTTGCATCTACCTCTCAAACTATAGCAGCTATGCCTCAGCTGAGACCTGGCCAAGCTGTCGGTTCTCCAGCTAACCCCAGGCAACCACTGCCTGTAACATCAGCTCAGCAAAGACCACCTCCTCCCTTGCAGTATGGGGCTCAGGGTGCCAAT AGAGTAGCAAACACATCCCTGACGACTGTAGCACCCCCTCCACTCGCCCCTCAACACCCTGCTCCCTTGCCCTCCATTACCTCAGCAGTGGCACCAGGTCAGAAACCATTACCTCCAAAGCCCAGTTTGAAGATCTCCAGAGTGAGCCAGG GTATTGTGCTGTCATGGAATATGACTCTGAATGAGACACCCCATGCTGACATAGCCTCATATCAACTGTTTGCATATCAAGAGGGCACTTCAACACCCAGTACAACTCTATGGAAAAAG GTGGGGGATGTGAAGGCGTTGCCTCTACCCATGGCCTGTACTTTGACACAGTTTCAGGAGGGGAACAAGTACCACTTTGCTGTCCGCCCCGTGGATGTACTGGGGCGTAACGGTCATTTCAGTGAACCCAGCTCAATACACCTGCTCCCCAACAAGAAGGATTAG